Genomic DNA from Gorilla gorilla gorilla isolate KB3781 chromosome 13, NHGRI_mGorGor1-v2.1_pri, whole genome shotgun sequence:
GACATTCAGGAAGGGAGTTACTATGCCTGAATTTCTGGAGATGTGTTTAGTAGGGAAGAATTCACTATAATCCATGAATTATTGATTGATTTCTAGAAAGGCTCACGAATGTTTTTTTGCCGCTCAGGACTGGACCTCTGAATCAGTGCGGAATATGAATGAGAGCGGTCAGGGGAGAACTGGAGGATGCTGGTGGAGGCTGGAAGGCTTGCACTCACCTGCATGTGCTTATCTAAGTGATGAGTATGTAGGAGCAGCAGGACCTGGCCCATCACTACCCTATGTTTGTTACAGGAGAGAGGACCGTCCTCCCACAGGTCAGAGCTATTGTTAATCAAGGTGACAGTGCGAGATGCATTCCCACTCCTGACTTCTTGCTGTAAATAGGTTTCCTGAGTGGTGTTGGTTTATTTTCAATTTGGGAGCCAGTTCAATCAAATGTTTCACTAGATTCAAGTTTGatgaaaatactagcaaatcccCCAACTAATGAGTCACTATAAGTAACTCAACGCATCAGTCCTACTCCCCACATAAGGGAGTACTGGTCCTGAGGAAATGGGACCACATATATGGGGAACAAAAGTGATACAATGGGCCATGAGGGTGTGATGAGTATCCCAGTGATTGCTTTGGGTAAATTTTGCTGGCCACATCGGTTTCAGTTCCTCTACATAGACAAGGAAATGCTCCTCATGACCGACAACAGCTCCTCCTGCACCAAGGTTGTCTAGTCATTAGAATGGTCTCTAGAAGACAATATCATCAGCAATCACTGTTAGCAAGGAGCTGGCTTCTGTGGTACTGTGTtgttgctaatattttttgttaGAGCAACTGTATTGTGAGAGGCCTGATCCAGGGAAGGCAGAAACCAAAGCCTGTGCTCCCAAGGAGGttatggaaaatgaagaaaaacaccaGTCCCTCTGCAGGAGGAAGCTGGAAATGGTTGGAAGGACCACCCATGGCTACAGCCCCAGCACTTGGCTCATGACTCACCCTGGGTAGGTCAAGTACAGGCCCCACTTCTTCAGGTCTTGGTTGTGGATCACACCCTGGATTCTTCCCCTCCGGGTACAGCCCAGTTGCCATGATGCTCCTTGAGTCAATGAGCTGTTTGGTCTGCTCTTCTGCTCAAGCAAAGAAAGGGTCCGGCTTCAGTTCTCAGAGGCTGATAAGTACCAAGGTGGCAAAATATGGGAGTATCCTGCAGGTGCTCCCAGCATCTGCCCTGGCTCAGGTGCCAGAGGCTTGCGGTTTTCTAGCTCTTGACCTCACACCCTCGATTGTTTGTTTTCCAATTCCTTCCTGAATAACAGGGTGAACATGCCACCCCTCCTGGTGGCGAATGGGGTTCCTCAGAACTGGGAGGCCACAGTCCTGATCCTGAGGCTCTTCACTAAGCAAGTGCTGGAGAGCAAAGCCACTCACTcacaactctctctctctttctctttcaaattTGGGGAAGGGGAGGCCATCTGAGCAGTTTCTCTCACACTCCCCAGTGAGGAACTCATGAAGGACCAAGTGAGCTCTAAGCCCCCGGTAGAAACATTCAGCTGTTCCAATGAACTTCTTGTGATCCTGAAATCTGCAAAGTTAGAACCAAGGCAGACGTAGGTACTCCAGTTACCTAACACCacagaaatattgtttttatttcataaaataataaatttaaatactgCTGTGGTTTCCGTGTTTGCCCCCTCCAAAACTCTTGTTGGAACTTATCTCCAATGTGGCAGCATTAAAatgtggggcctttaagaggtgattaggacaTATGAGCTCTTCCCTAATGAatacattaatctattcatggaaTAATGGGTTCATAGACCAACAGGTTATCTTGGGAATGGGactgatggcttttttttttttttttttttgagatggagtctcgctttgtcacccaggttggagtgcagtggcatgatctcggctcggctcattgcaacctccacctcccaggttcaagtgattctcccgcctcagcctcccaagtacctgggattacaggtgtgcaccaccacgcctggctaatttttgtattttagtagagacaggatttcaccctgttggccaagctggtctcgaactcctgacctcaagtgatctgactgccttggcctcccaaagtgctgggattacaggtgtgggccactgcgcccaggcagGACTGATGGCtttaaaagaagaggaagggacCTGAGCTAGGACACTCAGCCCTCTCACCCTGTGATGCCCTACACCACCTTGGGCCTCTGCAAAGAATCCCCAcaagcaagaaggccctcacaagaTACACTTCCTGGAcctcagacttcccagcctcgaaaactgtaagaaataaatgttgtttctCATAAATTACACAGTTCCAGGTATTCTGTTATTAACAACAGAAAAGAGACTAGGACAGATATCACAGTAAGATTGTATTCTACATGTTGTGACTGGTTCTCCAGAGAAGCAATGCATAAAAAGAGGAATAAtcggttgggcacggtggctcacacctgtaattccagcactctgggaggccaaggcaggcgaatcacgaggtcaggagttcaagaccagtctggtcaatatggtgaaaccccatctctactaaaaatacaaaaattagccaggcgtggtggcgcgcgcctgtagtcccagctcctctggaggctgaggcagaggaatcacttgaacccaggaggcagacgttgcagtgagctgcgatcgcgccactgcactccagcctgagcaacagagccagactccgtctcacaaaaaaaaaaaaaaaaaaaagaggaataatcTCCAAAATAGTAAACAAATTCCTGCAGACAGGAAATATAATGGTAGATACCTGAGCTAGGAGAGGGGGAATGGGGAACTATTATTCAAtggatatagagtttcagtttaggAAGATAAACAAGCTCTGGGAATAAACAGTAGTAATGGTTACACAATGTGaaggtacttaatgccactgaactcaaAGTTGGTTAAAATGGTACTTGCTATGTGAGGTATATTTTACCACTTAAAAAACTATAGGTGATTGTGCTTCTAAAAGAGTTATCAGTTTAATCTTCAATAGAAATCAAtggactttgttcatttttaacaaagtCAAAATATGCATACGAAAAGGTTATGGGGTAAAGGCAGaggtaattatttttttccccGAAAGGTATTTTCTACAATGAAtgtttttatgtaataaaaaatgaaatgacaaaaGTTTAGAATGTTTGTGGGTTTTGTTCCTTAAATCCTtaattacataaattaatatCTACATTATATAGattaagatacatatttttcctCTATCTACAACATTTCTCCATTCTCTGTATCTTAAATCCTGACATTAAATGTCATTAAATTTCTTAAATCTCAAGAGAACGACTTGGTTACCAAGGAAGATATAATCCATAGCCTAGAGAGTGGGCGAATAAAAGCAGCTTCTGATGTTCTCAACTGCTTTTCTCCTGTCAACCAAATGTTTCTGTAAATAACTCATTTCTGTTGGTTTTGGGTAAGACGTGGGAGAAGGAAGAATCCCTGAATGGAGGAGTCTGGAAAGGATGCTTGACAAAACGCCCGCGCTCTCTGGAGACGCAGCCAGTCTCCTCCCTCCTAGGGTCTGGTCTTGACGATAGCATCTCGTGTTTTGGGGATGCCTTTCCTTACCAGATTCTTCTAAAGCCCAGCTGCACCCACCCTTAAGTGGGAGATAAGGCTTCTGCCCGCGGGCTCTGCGTTCTTCCACCCGGCCCCACCTTTGCTGTGGACTAAACAGGAGCCACTGGACTAGAGTACACTTGACTCTCGGCTCTGCTGACCAAAAATTCCAGGACTAAGGAATAGCAAGGTTAGGCTGAAAAAGTCCACACAGGGCTTGCGGTAAACGTCTTTTCAGGAGCCACTCGCCCAGTGCAGTAAGTCGTGTACTTAGTTGACTCGAGCGCTCCAGGGAGACGCCCGACCCTACTCTGCGCCGCCCCGGGGCACCAGCTCCGCTTCCCCCAGGTCCACTGAGGCAGGCACGCCCAGCTCTGGGACAGTCAGTAAACAAGCCACGAACCGCGCCAGGGATCAGAGCACCCAGAGGCCCCGCCCAGCTGCCGGCACAGCCAATCGCAGCGCAGCCAGGCGGCGGGGCGGTGCCGGCCGAACCCAGACCCGAGGTTTTAGAAGCAGAGTCAGGCGAAGCTGGGCCAGAACCGCGACCTCCGCAACCTTGAGTGGCATCCGTGGAGTGCGCCTGCGCAGCTACGACCGCAGCAGGAAAGCGCCGCCGGCCAGGCCCAGCTGTGGCCGGACAGGGACTGGAAGAGAGGACGCGGTCGAGTAGGTGTGCACCAGCCCTGGCAACGAGAGCGTCTACCCCGAACTCTGCTGGCCTTGAGGTGGGGAAGCCGGGGAGGGCAGTTGAGGACCCCGCGGAGGCGCGTGACTGGTTGAGCGGGCAGGCCAGCCTCCGAGCCGGGTGGACACAGGTACCGCAGCCAGGCCGCGCCGCGCCGACTCAGGGCCTGGCCCGGCCAGACAGGGAAGCTCAGCCCCCGCACGCCAGACAGCGGTACTCCTGCTGGCGTCACCGCAAACATCCTCTGACCGCTACAGCCTGTGTGTGGCGCAGGCGTCATGTCCCCGGCCCTGCCACGCCTGGAGCCCTGGAAGCTGGCTGCAGGGCGCTGGCTTCCCGCGTGCGGCCATATGACCCCGTCCCTGATTTAGGGGAGCAGTTTGGGGTGTCGGCAGCACAGGCCCAAGTGAATGAAGGAGGGAGCAGTGCGTGCTCTCCTTCCCAGTTTTTCCTGGGAAAGCATTTCAGAAAGGTTTCATTTAAGGAGAGGTTGCggcggcgcggtggctcactcctgtaatcccagcactttgggaggctgaggtgggcggatcacgaggtcagtagttcgagaccagcctggccaacatggtgaaaccccgtctctactgaaaatacaaaattagacgggcgaGGCGGCgaacgcctgtagttccagctgttcaagaggctgaggaagaatggcttgaacccgggaggcagaggttgctgtgagctgatatcgcgccgttgaactccagcctgggccacagagcaagactccatctcaaaaaataaataaataaataaataaataaataaataaataaataaataaaaaggagagaTTGGAAAACTTATCTCAGCTTTTGGTGTTTGTTAGGAAGATGTGTGAAGGCCTCCTCTTGGGGATCTCTTTGTCCCTACTTGGGAATCCCACCTTATCATTAGTGAGGTTTTGCCTGGGCACGAAACCTGGATTTTTTGCGATTGGTACGAAACCTGGATTTTTTGCGATTGGTACAAAACCTGGATCAACCGTTTCCTGGTTTCCTAGTTGTTGCCTTAAGCTTCTCACCCACAAGGTAGTTTCATACCGTTCTCATAACCTAAATTATCGTTGCATAAACGGTTTCAGCTCCTACAGCTCTGGACAGGCTGCTTTTCATTTTGGTGAGTCCATCCAGTACCTCCATGTGCCCTGTTTTTCTCCAGGCACATCCTTGGCCTCTTCCACAGTCCTTGGGTAAATGCATGggagaataatttaaatatttttattctaccaTGGTGGCCCTAATTTTTCAGGGGGCAGTAAGATGGCTTTTTAGGATTGGTCTAATCAGATCCTCATTTTTGTTCCCTTCCTAGGTTTTAAAACATGAATCCTACACTCATCCTTGCTGCCTTTTGCCTGGGAATTGCCTCAGCTACTCTAACATTTGATCACAGTTTAGAGGCACAGTGGACCAAGTGGAAGGCGATGCACAACAGATTATACGGCATGGTTAGTGAAACTTCCCCAGAAAGAATAGTCCTGGCTGTTGAGAAGTTTTAGTCAGAGAGTAGCTTCTAGAGGCCAGCTTTTACCAATAGCCTAATGTAATAACCTAATGGCGTGGATTATGAGCACAATGTGGACATTCATCCTTGTTGTGTCTCAGTTTGGAGAACAGCATCCCCAGAGGTGTCAAGCCTTCCCTTGCCATGGTTTCTCTTCCATCTCTGTCTGCAGATTCAGTTGGTGAGGATGAGTTGGGTTTTAGGTAGAAGTAAAGAGCATCAGTTACATGTTTGCCTCTAGAATGAAGAAGGATGGAGGAGAGCAGTGTGGGAGAAGAACATGAAGATGATTGAACTGCACAATCAGGAATACAGGGAAGGGAAACACAGCTTCACAATGGCCATGAACGCCTTTGGAGACATGGTAAGTGTACTGTGGACTGCCGAGCTCTGTGCTTCCTCTCCTCAGTTCTTTACTAAGGTAATCTCTtgcttttcaacattttatttccttttccttgaagACCAGTGAAGAATTCAGGCAGGTGATGAATGGCTTTCAAAACCGTAAGCCCAGGAAGGGGAAAGTGTTCCAGGAACCTCTGTTTTATGAGGCCCCCAGATCTGTGGATTGGAGAGAGAAAGGCTACGTGACTCCTGTGAAGAATCAGGTGAGACAGTGTCAGGTTCAGACCTCCCATCTTCCCAGGAAAGCCAAGAAGTGATTGACATCTTTGTTTTGGTAGACTTTAAAGTGATGTGCAGTTCACTTTTTAACAGTATTCAGATGTGTGAGCTGTTGTCAAagtcttactatttttttttttttgtggatgaCAGCCTTTTTTAATTCCCTTTTCAGGGTCAGTGTGGTTCTTGTTGGGCTTTTAGCGCTACTGGTGCTCTTGAAGGACAGATGTTCCGGAAAACTGGGAGGCTTATCTCACTGAGTGAGCAGAATCTGGTAGACTGCTCTGGGCCTCAAGGCAATGAGGGCTGCAATGGTGGCCTAATGGATTATGCCTTCCAGTATGTTCAGGATAATGGAGGCctggactctgaggaatcctatCCATATGAGGCAACAGTAAGTGGAGCTCCTTGTCATCATTCCAGCTCAGCTTTTGGAAGGTGGACACTTTCAGAGATAACAGATACCTTTTTCGGAATTCATATATtagggctgggtggggtggctcacgcctgtaatcccagccctttaggaagctgagccaggcagatggcttgagctcaggagtttgagaccagcctgggcaacaaggtgaaaccttgactctaccaaaaatacaaagaaaattagccggctgtggtggtgtgcatctgtggtcccagctaggcTGAGGTAGGGCGATTTGCTTGAGTGTGGGAGGTGGTTGTGCAAATGCActctccagtctgagtgacagaatgagaccctgtctccaaaaaaaaaaaaagttcacatatTAGATGGCAGAATATATATCTGCAAATTGTCAGTACTGTCATTATAAATTATTAGCCTTTGCACAATCCTGTGATTGGATGGGTAACATATAGCTGTTCTTGCTTCTATGTAACGTGAAGAATATACAAGGCATTCTAAATATACACATTTCTCTATTGTGAAAAATGTCTTATGGAAGTAAACCTAGAGGTCTCATTGAAGAGACTGGAGCCAATTTTCAGTTTCAGATTAACTAATAGCATTTCACTTCCTGGGATGATTTATAACAGTGGTGACTTGGAAATACTAAGCTGCACACTGCTGAGTGTTGTGGTTCTAACTCATGTTCTCCAGGAGGAGGACAGCAGTAATcaagtctttttttccctttacctTTGAAAGGAAGAATCCTGTAAGTACAATCCCAAGTATTCTGTTGCTAATGACACCGGCTTTGTGGACATCCCTAAGCAGGAGAAGGCCCTGATGAAGGCAGTTGCAACTGTGGGGCCCATTTCTGTTGCTATTGATGCAGGTCATGAGTCCTTCCTGTTCTATAAAGAAggtaagcatttttttctttgtagaaattgatgcagaaaaagagtATCATGACATATGAGCATGATAGACTCTGGTTTGTAAGTAAagttcagtgtagatatttagtaGAACAACATCATAGTTGTTCATTCTGTACATGCAATGTTTATACCTGATGTTTCCATTTGACATTATGTTGCGTATATCTCCATGAATATAAGTACTTCATAACTTTTTATAAATAGCTATATTTACTGTGTAGtttaatatacttaaaatattctgcaattgttggatttttataatttttccaaaGATTTTTACTTCTATTATTAAATCTGAAAAAAAGCCTTTTGATTCAAGGATTTTAGTGTTCTGTGCTATTTTTTTAGATTGACATCCTAGAGTAGAATTACAAGCTTACAAAGAGGGGTCTTTTTTTCATCTAGGAAagcttttttttaatgaaggattTATGCTGATTTCTATTTCTGCTAGTTGTAGATGAGAGCTTAAATCCCTAGCCTTCTTATTGTTGTTAAGTACTATCTGGAATGTGTGTCACTTCACTGAATTCAGAGATGCCTCATTCCCTGTGGGTGACAGGATGGGTTACTGTCGTGTGTCCTCTGGAGCTTCTCACCCCAGCCCTCATTTTACTATCCCAGGCATTTATTTTGAGCCAGACTGTAGCAGTGAAGACATGGATCATGGTGTGCTGGTGGTTGGCTACGGATTTGAAAGCACAGAATCAGATAACAATAAATATTGGCTGGTGAAGAACAGGTATAAATTGCCAGAAATACTTACATTTGAAATTCAAAAGAGAATACTTACTTGCAAACAGTGTTTGGATACAGTTCCACATGCCCTTAGGCATACTTCTGAAATCCCCAGAAGTCTAAGTTGAACATATAATATTAATGTTTGATTATAAAAGTAAGATACTGTCACAAATATCTTGGGAGTATGAATATAGTATTTGTTCCATTGTATAAAGGTGTGTCTAAATCTGAACAGTTTTTAAATTCTGAGGCATATCTGGCTGCAAAGACATCCTATTGTTTTCCTGACTCTGATCTATAGCTCTGTGAAAGGTCACAGTTTGGAGGCTGGGATGGAAATTATGTCCAGGTTATGTCAAGAATTTTTTAAGGATAAACAGGAACATTGCCTGTCCTGATTCTTTCTGTTAAGTCTATGGCCTCTGGCACAGTGTTTAAGTGGGTGTTCCTGTTAATAACCCTTTGGGCTTTATTCTTTCTCTGAAATGGAAAACCTGCTCTTTTTTCAGCTGGGGTGAAGAATGGGGCATGGGTGGCTACGTAAAGATGGCCAAAGACCGGAGAAACCATTGTGGAATTGCCTCAGCAGCCAGCTACCCCACTGTGTGAGCTGGTGGACGGTGATGAGGAAGGACTTGACTGGGGATGGCGCATGCATGGGAGGAATTCATCTTCAGTCTACCAGCCCCCGCTGTGTCGGATACACACTCGAATCATTGAAGATCCAAGTGTGATTTGAATTCTGTGATATTTTCACACTGGTAAATGTTACCTCTATTTTAATTACTGCTATAAATAGGTTTATATTATTGATTCACTTACTGACTttgcatattcatttttaaaaggatgtATAAATTTTTAcctgtttaaataaaatttaatttcaaatgtaGTGGTAgggcttctttctatttttgatgCACTGAATTTTTGTGTAATAAAGAACATAATTGGGCTCTAAGCCATACCTGCTGTGCCAGTGGCTCACTAGGAGGAAGAGTGGGTGGCCTTCTGGGTCTTCTAGTCACAGATGTACAGATCTCATGTCAGCTGCCCAGTGGCTATGTCTTAACCAATCCTTGATTGCAGCAAAATTTGAAAATGATCTATGAGGACaaaggaaaattgtttgaataaagaaaaatattcactttttagaaaagtgaacatacatgtatataattttaatactaGAAAAGGACTTTAGTGATCGTGTTTATTTCACCCAAAGTGGTTGCATCTCAGTCAAGTTACAGGGCAAAGGTCTCAGCCCGTTTCTGGAGCATCTTCCCCCACTGCTGGTGAAGGCCCTGTGGACACTTTGCAGTCGAGGCGGGTTAAGAACTAGTGCATTGCCAAGGCTGTTTGTTTTTGGGTCCTCAAGGGATGAGGAATAAACTTCAGGGTTTGAGGCTGGGGTTCAGAAGTGGTGCTCTGGcctcagaaaataaaagacaggtGAGAGGCTAGAAATGACAATCTGTTGCCCCATTTAGAGCAAGCTA
This window encodes:
- the LOC101145975 gene encoding procathepsin L codes for the protein MNPTLILAAFCLGIASATLTFDHSLEAQWTKWKAMHNRLYGMNEEGWRRAVWEKNMKMIELHNQEYREGKHSFTMAMNAFGDMTSEEFRQVMNGFQNRKPRKGKVFQEPLFYEAPRSVDWREKGYVTPVKNQGQCGSCWAFSATGALEGQMFRKTGRLISLSEQNLVDCSGPQGNEGCNGGLMDYAFQYVQDNGGLDSEESYPYEATEESCKYNPKYSVANDTGFVDIPKQEKALMKAVATVGPISVAIDAGHESFLFYKEGIYFEPDCSSEDMDHGVLVVGYGFESTESDNNKYWLVKNSWGEEWGMGGYVKMAKDRRNHCGIASAASYPTV